One part of the Sarcophilus harrisii chromosome 5, mSarHar1.11, whole genome shotgun sequence genome encodes these proteins:
- the NR4A1 gene encoding nuclear receptor subfamily 4 group A member 1 — protein MPCLPAQYGTSTQSPGPRDHFAIDPLIQSGFTKITMDLAGPEVPPTAPTALPSFSTFMDSYTGEFDTFLYQLPGTTQPASSSSSSSSSTSSSSSSTSSSSATSPASSSFKFEDFQIYGCYPGSFSNQLDETLSSSGSDYYGSPCSAPSPSTPGFQPPQLSPWDGSSFGPFSPGQTYDSLRAWTEQLPKGRPQPPAFFSFSPPAAPSPTLSPSPLKLLPPQPTHRLREGEGYGQAVFSALAPGSPHLDGPLSPAKARAGVPGGTEGRCAVCGDNASCQHYGVRTCEGCKGFFKRTVQKNAKYVCLANKDCPVDKRRRNRCQFCRFQKCLAVGMVKEVVRTDSLKGRRGRLPSKPKQTPDSSPVNLLTSLVRAHIDSVPSTAKLDYSKFQELALPQFGKEDPGDVQQFYDLLSGSMDVIRKWAEKIPGFLDLPPADQDLLLESAFLELFILRLAYRSKPGEGKLIFCTGLVLHRLQCLRGFGDWIDSILAFSRSLHSMVIDVPAFSCLAALVIITDRHGLQEPRKVEELQNQIAGCLKEHVSSSTSGEPQSPSCLSRLLGKLPELRTLCTQGLQRIFYLKLEDLVPPPAIVDKIFMDTLPF, from the exons ATGCCCTGTCTTCCAGCCCAGTATGGGACATCAACTCAGAGTCCAGGACCTCGCGACCATTTTGCCATTGACCCCTTGATCCAATCTGGCTTCACCAAGATCACCATGGACCTGGCTGGCCCGGAAGTGCCTCCCACAGCTCCCACTGCCCTGCCCAGCTTCAGCACCTTCATGGATAGCTACACGGGCGAGTTTGACACTTTCCTCTACCAGCTACCAGGGACTACCCaacctgcctcctcctcctcttcctcctcctcttccacatcctcctcctcttcttccacaTCATCATCGTCAGCCACCTCCCCAGCCTCCTCTTCATTCAAGTTTGAGGACTTTCAAATCTACGGCTGCTACCCTGGCTCTTTCAGCAATCAGCTGGATGAGACGCTCTCCTCCAGTGGTTCAGACTACTATGGCAGTCCCTGCTCTGCCCCCTCCCCATCCACCCCTGGTTTCCAGCCCCCACAGCTCTCCCCCTGGGATGGGAGCTCCTTTGGCCCTTTCTCCCCTGGTCAGACTTATGACAGTCTTCGTGCATGGACAGAGCAACTGCCCAAGGGTCGCCCTCAGCCTCCTGCCTTCTTTTCCTTCAGTCCCCCTGCCGCCCCAAGCCCGACCCTGTCCCCAAGCCCCCTGAAGCTGCTCCCACCCCAGCCTACTCACCGGCTCAGGGAGGGTGAAGGCTATGGACAGGCCGTCTTTTCTGCCCTGGCACCTGGCTCTCCCCACTTGGATGGGCCCTTGTCACCAGCCAAGGCTCGGGCTGGAGTCCCTGGGGGGACAGAAGGTCGATGTGCCGTCTGTGGGGACAATGCCTCGTGTCAGCACTATGGTGTTCGAACCTGCGAGGGCTGCAAAGGCTTCTTCAAG CGAACGGTGCAGAAAAACGCCAAGTACGTGTGCCTGGCCAACAAGGACTGTCCCGTGGACAAGAGGCGTCGAAACCGGTGCCAGTTCTGCCGTTTCCAGAAGTGTCTGGCTGTGGGCATGGTGAAGGAAG TGGTCCGAACAGACAGTTTGAAAGGACGCCGAGGTCGCCTCCCCTCCAAACCCAAGCAGACTCCAGACTCTTCTCCCGTGAACCTCCTCACCTCCCTCGTACGAGCACACATCGATTCTGTGCCCAGCACTGCCAAATTGGACTACTCCAAG TTCCAGGAGTTAGCACTGCCCCAGTTTGGGAAGGAGGACCCTGGAGATGTGCAACAGTTTTATGATCTGCTGTCTGGCTCCATGGATGTGATTCGGAAGTGGGCAGAGAAAATCCCGGGCTTTTTGGACCTCCCCCCGGCTGATCAGGACCTGCTGTTGGAGTCTGCCTTCTTGGAACTCTTCATCCTCCGCCTGGCCTATAG GTCCAAGCCCGGAGAAGGGAAGCTGATCTTTTGCACAGGGCTGGTGCTGCATCGGCTGCAGTGCCTCCGGGGCTTTGGGGACTGGATCGACAGTATCTTGGCCTTCTCCCGGTCCCTGCACAGCATGGTCATTGACGTCCCGGCCTTCTCCTGCCTTGCTGCCCTTGTCATCATCACTG ACCGCCACGGGCTGCAGGAGCCTCGGAAGGTGGAAGAGCTGCAGAACCAAATCGCAGGCTGTCTGAAGGAACACGTGTCATCATCCACATCTGGGGAGCCCCAGTCCCCCAGCTGCCTGTCTCGCCTCCTGGGAAAGCTGCCTGAACTCCGGACCCTGTGTACCCAAGGTCTGCAGCGAATCTTCTACCTCAAACTGGAGGACCTGGTGCCACCCCCTGCCATTGTGGACAAGATCTTCATGGATACTCTGCCCTTCTGA